The DNA window AGAGGGTTATTATGGAAAGAGGCACGTATCCCTCCTACTGGAAGAAAAAGAAAGAAAAACAAGTTACTCCAGAACGATCTTTCTGATTCCATGAGGATCGATTCTGTTCATAAGTTCTATTTCCTCCTCAGTTGGTGGAGGAGTTGTTGGAGCGTCGTTAACCTCGAACTCGGTTTTCTCTTTAATTTCCTTGTAACTGCTCCATGGGTGTATCGTGTCAACAACAAGTTTCCCAGCCTTTTCATCGAATTTGAATATGCACAGAGGTGAAACAACTCTGTAGGGCTTTCCTGCAGCCGTTATTCTTTGAACTTCCTTAACGAATATCCTCCTATCATGTTTACCCTGCCAGACAATGGGTCTTCTCGCTGTGGCGTGAAGTAAAGCTCCTCCAGCTCCTCCGGGGAACTGAATTCTTTTACCATTTATGTAGACATGGCTGTTGTTCAAATAGCCGCGTTGATCGATTTGCGCTCCAGCTAAGAAGACGACATCAAGTTCTCCTCTTGCTGAGATGTCGAAAAGCTCAGCCAGTTGAAGTTTAGCATCGCAATACTTTGAAATCCAGGGATGGACGGTGGACATCGGCAGATGCTTCGGGTTTGGATTGTAGCCAACTATGGAATACCAGATTAAATCGGGGTTGTAGAGTTTTTTAGCGATAACTATTGCCATAAAAGGCAAGAAGCTCGCAACTCCCATGAAAGCGCTTTCAGCATCTTTCAACAATCTCGCCATCGCTGAGATCATGTAGTTAGCCTTATCAAGGGTCGTGAAGCTCACGGTCTCACCTCCCATATGTGTTTCTTCAACCCCTCCTCATCCAAATTCGCATACTTCTCCATCATTTCAAAATCTGGATCGTAGTACGGAGGACAAGCCCCTGGATAGGCTCCTTTCGGCACTTCTACGACTGCAACAACTTTGTAACTTGGAATCCAGACCGCATCAATATCCCTTCTCAAATCCTCCTTTGGAACTATCATTTCCGTCGTTAGAATTATCTTCTCAGCAGCTCTTGCCATCAAAACATCTTCAAACCAAGGTCCGTAGATTAAAGCGTTTCCGTCTTCATCAGCTTTCTGAACGTGGATTATCGCAAATTCGGGTTTTATCGCCGGAACCGTCAGAACCTTTCCCCCGCCATAGGGATTTTCCACAAACTTAAACCCCCTCTCCTTTACGAAGTAGCTCTTGCTTATGTCGGCTATTGGAATGAAAGGAATTCCATAGGCTGCCGCTCTCAAAGCTGCGATAACGGTGTAGCATGTATTTTCTGAGTACTTCACCCTTCCCTCCTCAACAGCTTTTCTGAAGTTCTTGGCAAGCCCAAAAGCTTCGAAGGAGACGAAGCCAGCTATAACTTCTTTAGCACAACCCAATCCACAAAGCAAGTCCACATCGTATCCTCCGGCGGTTTTCATAACCCTCAGATCTTTCTTCCCCTGTCTTGCAAGTTCTCTAACGAAAGCTGCCGGAATTCTGTAGAGGAGGTTCCCGCTAAGACATATCAAAGATCCGTCCTTTACTCGTTCCGCTGCCTCTTCAAGGGACATAACAACCATGTTTTATCGTTAACGATCAACTTATTTAAACTTCGTGGAAAAAGCGTGAGAAGAGGAGGTGAGTTCTTTTAAAGAAAAATATAAATATTTTCCCCTGAAAGATTCAGTGAAGGGTGATGCGGGATGATCACCGCAATTATGGGTGGAGACGTCATTAGAGCGGTGACGAGAGCGATGGTCGCCTTAGTTAGCGAAGCTCGTTTTCACTTCGCAGAGGACGGAATTCACTCTCGCGCCGTAGACCCGGCTAACGTGGCGATGGTGATAGTGGACATCCCAAGGGAGCACATGGAAGCTTACAGCATAGACGAGGAGAAGACGGTAGGAGTGGACATAAACAGAGTTTACGACATCGCAAAGACCATAAAAAAGAAAGAAATAGTGGAAATTTCTTTAGAAGACGAAAGCAGAATGAAAATAAGGTTCGGAAGTGTGGAATA is part of the Ferroglobus placidus DSM 10642 genome and encodes:
- a CDS encoding CoA-transferase subunit beta — its product is MSFTTLDKANYMISAMARLLKDAESAFMGVASFLPFMAIVIAKKLYNPDLIWYSIVGYNPNPKHLPMSTVHPWISKYCDAKLQLAELFDISARGELDVVFLAGAQIDQRGYLNNSHVYINGKRIQFPGGAGGALLHATARRPIVWQGKHDRRIFVKEVQRITAAGKPYRVVSPLCIFKFDEKAGKLVVDTIHPWSSYKEIKEKTEFEVNDAPTTPPPTEEEIELMNRIDPHGIRKIVLE
- a CDS encoding CoA transferase subunit A; the protein is MVVMSLEEAAERVKDGSLICLSGNLLYRIPAAFVRELARQGKKDLRVMKTAGGYDVDLLCGLGCAKEVIAGFVSFEAFGLAKNFRKAVEEGRVKYSENTCYTVIAALRAAAYGIPFIPIADISKSYFVKERGFKFVENPYGGGKVLTVPAIKPEFAIIHVQKADEDGNALIYGPWFEDVLMARAAEKIILTTEMIVPKEDLRRDIDAVWIPSYKVVAVVEVPKGAYPGACPPYYDPDFEMMEKYANLDEEGLKKHIWEVRP